Proteins from a single region of Callithrix jacchus isolate 240 chromosome 12, calJac240_pri, whole genome shotgun sequence:
- the LOC144578774 gene encoding uncharacterized protein LOC144578774, with protein sequence MWGCVIGLQRETPPLPPPKKGARSERAATLTSPPASLLRSQRAPGAAASAASFLSFSLRFPPPYPEEKTNKEEQIAGRRSASRTFPPPIQVGISIFSGVARERPGGAGGGPRSEGPNREPCRAEGGLHSRRHRHRRRVGWEGREPPPPPPPPGWAPFAVDADRPGRGSHHLKWF encoded by the exons ATGTGGGGTTGTGTCATTGGTTTGCAAAGAGAGACCCCGCCtttgccccccccaaaaaaaggagcGAGGAGTGAGCGAGCGGCGACCCTCACCTCGCCTCCCGCCTCGCTCCTGCGCAGCCAGCGGGCACCGGGAGCCGCGGCCAGCGCcgcttctttcctttccttttctctccgtTTTCCTCCTCCTTACCCGGaggagaaaacaaataaagaagaGCAAATAGCCGGGAGGCGCTCGGCATCCAGGACGTTCCCTCCCCCGATCCAAGTTGGAATTAGCATCTTCTCGGGG GTGGCTCGGGAGCGGCCCGGAGGAGCCGGCGGCGGCCCGAGGAGCGAGGGACCGAACCGGGAGCCATGCCGCGCTGAGGGGGGGCTGCACAgccgccgccaccgccaccgccgccgggtggggtgggaggggcgggagccgccgccgccgccgccgcctccagGGTGGGCGCCTTTCGCTGTGGACGCCGACCGTCCGGGACGAG